A genomic window from Myotis daubentonii chromosome 4, mMyoDau2.1, whole genome shotgun sequence includes:
- the DCUN1D3 gene encoding DCN1-like protein 3 → MGQCVTKCKNPSSTLGSKNGDRDPSSKSHSRRGAGHREEQPPACGKPGGDILVNGTKKAEAATEACQLPTSSGDAGREPKSSAEESSLQRLEELFRRYKDEREDAILEEGMERFCNDLCVDPTEFRVLLLAWKFQAATMCKFTRKEFFDGCKAISADSIDGICARFPSLLTEAKQEDKFKDLYRFTFQFGLDSEEGQRSLHREIAIALWKLVFTQNNPPVLDQWLHFLTENPSGVKGISRDTWNMFLNFTQVIGPDLSNYSEDEAWPSLFDTFVEWEMERRKREGAGGGVRSSGPLGLCPQEQT, encoded by the exons ATGGGCCAGTGTGTCACCAAGTGCAAGAATCCCTCATCAACCCTGGGCAGCAAGAATGGAGACcgtgaccccagcagcaagtcaCACAGCAGGCGAGGTGCAGGCCACCGCGAGGAACAGCCGCCGGCCTGTGGCAAGCCAGGTGGGGATATCCTCGTCAATGGGACCAAGAAGGCAGAGGCTGCCACGGAAGCCTGCCAGCTGCCCACGTCCTCGGGAGATGCTGGGAGGGAGCCCAAGTCCAGTGCCGAGGAGTCTTCCTTGCAGAGGTTGGAGGAACTGTTCAGGCGCTACAAGGATGAGCGGGAGGATGCAATTTTGGAGGAAGGCATGGAGCGCTTTTGCAATGACCTCTGTGTTGACCCCACGGAATTTCGAGTGCTGCTCTTGGCTTGGAAGTTCCAGGCTGCTACCATGTGCAAATTCACCAG GAAGGAGTTTTTTGATGGCTGCAAAGCAATAAGTGCAGACAGCATTGACGGGATCTGTGCACGGTTCCCCAGCCTCTTGACAGAAGCCAAGCAAGAGGACAAATTCAAGGATCTGTACCGGTTTACATTTCAGTTTGGCCTGGACTCTGAAGAAGGGCAGCGGTCACTGCATCGGGAAATAGCCATTGCCCTGTGGAAGCTAGTCTTTACCCAGAACAACCCGCCAGTGTTGGACCAGTGGCTACACTTCCTAACAGAGAACCCCTCGGGGGTCAAGGGCATCTCCCGGGACACTTGGAATATGTTCCTTAACTTCACTCAGGTGATTGGCCCCGACCTCAGCAACTACAGCGAAGATGAAGCCTGGCCGAGTCTCTTCGATACCTTTGTGGAGTGGGAGATGGAgcggaggaagagggagggggccgggggcggTGTGCGCAGCTCAGGGCCCTTGGGCTTGTGTCCCCAGGAGCAGACTTAG